In one window of Vanessa atalanta chromosome 10, ilVanAtal1.2, whole genome shotgun sequence DNA:
- the LOC125067031 gene encoding prefoldin subunit 2 — MAKTTGKGGKAKSSEIFAGFQNLRSEQRQLANKISELEMDLNEHKIVIETLQAVEPSRKCFRMVGGVVVERTVAEVLPELEGNKERLPQVLQALHEQLAKKGQEINDYIEKHDIKVQRGSENASEVPREDAPAKSNVLVASG; from the exons atgGCTAAAACTACGGGCAAAGGCGGTAAAGCAAAATCTAGTGAAATTTTTGCGGGATTTCAAAACTTACGCAGCGAACAAAGACAGCTTGCCAATAAAATATCTGAACTAGAGATGGACTTGAATGAGCACAA GATAGTCATAGAGACGCTACAGGCAGTGGAACCTAGTCGCAAATGTTTCAGAATGGTAGGAGGTGTTGTGGTAGAGCGCACCGTTGCAGAAGTATTACCAGAATTAGAAGGGAATAAAGAACGCTTACCACAAGTACTGCag GCTTTACATGAGCAGCTAGCGAAAAAAGGACAAGAAATCAATGACTACATAGAAAAACATGATATCAAGGTTCAAAGGGGCTCAGAGAACGCCAGTGAGGTTCCTCGAGAAGATGCACCTGCTAAATCCAATGTACTTGTTGCAAGCGGCTGA
- the LOC125067032 gene encoding uncharacterized protein LOC125067032, whose product MLASRPIISRLMQQTVRRYHAGHDFKPPSMDELPVPQGSWQAQYDANQRRYNSILLFGIAFSVGSVILAKASGLLYLNYAPPKSLD is encoded by the exons atgctTGCTTCACGACCCATTATTTCCCGTTTAATGCAACAGACTG TTCGCCGCTACCATGCTGGACATGACTTCAAGCCACCCAGTATGGATGAGCTGCCCGTACCTCAAGGATCTTGGCAGGCACAATATGATGCTAACCAGCGTCGCTACAACTCCATCCTCCTCTTCGGAATTGCTTTCAGTGTGGGATCTGTGATCCTT GCAAAAGCATCAGGACTTCTTTACCTTAACTACGCTCCACCAAAATCTTTGGATTAA
- the LOC125067029 gene encoding exocyst complex component 1 — protein MKLEETSGFGESAITAEVFNASGRQQRLSAEGGSLTLSEGNARLRSWPLHVVRVKTDTSGAVSIEAGGETLTWSCTDERSRIALAQMSQAAHSAPVGPPSDAALAALLEDAEPDDTDAERRVKRLGERLARLDALNVGGMLAAATEGGGAQLATRLEAGSAAGAALSARLSRLEALTRAAPAALHARSGAARADAAARALLVELHEIYEWLDAPALRDLDSLSEISLASTEGRARALSAAEALRNALRGERTATPARLRLGAVRERLRRLERARDALAAALARHLNNALIHLANEAHAPAAPRRRHHADLQPYAPFMRWLKDMDEKAHDGLVKVYVGTWSRVYEREVHAACESARAALAHAPAERIDDLLDEVLTLVETVCNAEQDFCTQFFHLDVDVKGEAGDGERSEKSDGGERAEGRRAAGEARRLRGDLFPALEQELVALVAHVERHEPYGAMRALACVGRRVLGEGGEGGAGGEGGEARWARAALAAVAVAAKRGADRAVADRLAALPDAVKQAARKPKCGILSFIPELEEMSAVCEEIFARGRRADLDRWYLSLATAMLRAIQQAEHPRTPRAVVQLENYHRLHACVSALRVPALDALRRDAKARYADALRHYVTQYFGRPLEKLAQFFEGVGEAVAAGVREDEVCYRAAFSKHELRRLLALYPAHEVRKSLHRLYRTVEKHLSEEGGLLQVVWRAMQEEFIAQHVALQARIAACYPGAGLTLPLSTQDILDAFSDIAREH, from the exons atgaaactggAAGAAACCTCTGGTTTTGGCGAAAGCGCAATTACGGCGGAGGTGTTTAACGCTAGTGGACGGCAGCAGAGGCTGAGTGCGGAGGGCGGCTCGCTTACTCTGAGCGAAGGAAATGCTCGTCTGCGTTCCTGGCCGCTACATGTTGTGCGGGTCAAAACTGATACCTCG GGTGCAGTGAGTATTGAGGCTGGTGGGGAGACGCTAACATGGAGTTGCACCGACGAGCGGTCGCGCATCGCTCTGGCGCAGATGTCACAAGCGGCACATTCCGCGCCCGTGGGCCCGCCCTCCGACGCGGCGCTGGCGGCCTTGCTGGAGGACGCGGAGCCCGACGATACGGACGCGGAGCGCCGCGTTAAGCGGCTAGGCGAGCGACTGGCGCGCCTCGACGCGCTCAACGTAGGTGGCATGCTAGCCGCGGCCACCGAGGGCGGCGGAGCGCAACTCGCTACGAGACTAGAAG CCGGCAGTGCGGCTGGGGCGGCGCTGTCGGCGCGCCTGTCACGGCTGGAGGCGCTGACTCGGGCCGCGCCGGCCGCTCTGCACGCACGCTCCGGTGCCGCGAGGGCCGACGCCGCCGCGAGAGCGCTCCTCGTCGAACTTCATGAAATATACGAGTGGCTCGACGCTCCCGCGCTGAGGGATCTCGATTCTCTGTCAGAA ATATCGTTGGCGAGCACCGAAGGACGCGCGCGGGCGCTGAGCGCAGCGGAGGCGCTACGGAACGCGCTGCGCGGCGAGCGCACGGCGACGCCGGCGCGGCTGCGGCTGGGCGCCGTGCGCGAGCGGCTGCGGCGCCTGGAGCGCGCGCGCGACGCGCTGGCGGCGGCGCTGGCCAGGCACCTCAACAACGCTCTCATCCACCTCGCCAACGAGGCgcacgcgcccgccgcgccgcgccgccgccatCACGCCGACCTGCAGCCCTACGCGCCCTTCATGCGCTGGCTCAAGGACATGGACGAGAAGGCTCACGACGGTCTCGTCAAG GTGTACGTCGGGACGTGGTCGCGAGTGTACGAGCGCGAGGTGCACGCGGCGTGCGAGTCGGCCCGAGCGGCGCTCGCGCACGCGCCGGCGGAGCGCATCGACGATCTACTCGATGAG GTGCTGACACTGGTCGAGACGGTCTGCAACGCCGAGCAAGACTTCTGCACTCAATTCTTCCACTTGGACGTCGACGTGAAA GGCGAGGCCGGCGACGGCGAGCGCAGTGAGAAGAGCGACGGCGGCGAGCGCGCGGAggggcggcgcgcggcgggcgAGGCGCGGCGGCTGCGCGGCGACCTGTTCCCCGCGCTCGAGCAGGAGCTGGTCGCGCTCGTCGCGCACGTCGAGCGGCACGAGCCCTA CGGTGCGATGCGAGCGCTGGCGTGCGTGGGGCGGCGCGTGCTGGGCGAGGGCGGCGaggggggcgcgggcggcgaaGGGGGCGAGGCGCGGTGGGCGCGCGCGGCGCTGGCGGCCGTGGCCGTGGCGGCCAAGCGCGGCGCCGACCGAGCCGTCGCCGACCGGCTCGCGGCGCTGCCCGACGCCGTCAAGCAG GCCGCGCGCAAGCCGAAGTGCGGTATCTTGAGCTTCATACCGGAGTTGGAGGAGATGAGCGCGGTGTGCGAGGAGATATTCGCGCGGGGTCGTCGAGCCGATCTCGATCGCTGGTACCTGTCCTTGGCGACGGCCATGTTGCGCGCGATTCAGCAGGCGGAGCATCCCCGCACTCCCCGCGCCGTCGTGCAGCTCGAGAACTACCACAGACTGCACGCGTGCGTGAGCGCACTGCGCGTGCCCGCTTTGGATGCGCTGCGACGGGACGCCAAGGCGCGCTACGCGGACGCGCTGCGCCACTACGTGACGCAGTACTTCGGGCGACCTCTCGAGAAGCTCGCGCAATTCTTCGAGGGCGTGGGCGAGGCGGTGGCGGCCGGCGTGCGCGAGGACGAGGTGTGCTACCGCGCCGCCTTCAGCAAGCACGAGCTGCGCCGCCTGCTGGCGCTCTACCCCGCACACGAAG TGCGTAAATCGTTGCATCGTCTGTACCGAACTGTGGAGAAACACCTGAGCGAGGAGGGCGGCCTACTGCAGGTGGTGTGGCGTGCCATGCAGGAGGAGTTCATCGCGCAGCACGTCGCGCTACAG GCGCGCATCGCGGCGTGCTACCCGGGGGCGGGGCTGACGCTGCCGCTGAGCACACAAGACATCCTCGACGCCTTCTCCGACATCGCGCGCGAGCACTGA
- the LOC125067012 gene encoding major facilitator superfamily domain-containing protein 8 isoform X1: MEWLKSLVGRKDRTQGANALDTGDALESAQERRERWRSVYVIYFTMFQMSLGFSIVLTGVWPYLDKLQPGSSKEALGLAVGASPLGQLAASPLLGLWANRAGSARAPMLATLALFVLASTLYAQLHLTRPHAHHWMLAARALVGISSANVAVARSYLSAATRESERTRAVAGASLAQVLGFVVGPAMQAAAAPLGPGGPYPPPGSYVQPLRLDMYTAAGWINAILGLINFVLFLPFCFKEKKIAAREAMLAQGKESEKEALKAIKPDYVSSWTLVAAFFVLVFNFVLLETLATSLTMDQFAWSKKQALEYMGALMSAGALVACAVFALIAPLTKIFEERALLLWGGFLLTGMASVFCIPWGPGPPPLAPESLEAGGGCPQSSQPWCATSRGISLTQFLLGYTCVSIGYPLGVTLIQTIFSKVLGPRPQGVWMGVLTGAGCVSRALGPVFVSAVYARRGPDATFASTAALTFAALAALRLVYARLRPPPAPAPFRELRPLAAPAAPAPDAAA; this comes from the exons ATGGAGTGGTTGAAGAGTCTGGTGGGGCGCAAGGATCGTACGCAGGGTGCGAATGCGCTGGACACTGGGGATGCGCTGGAGTCAGCGCAAGAACGGCGCGAACGGTGGCGCAGCGTCTACGTCATATACTTCACCATGTTTCAGATGTCCCTCGGGTTCAGCATCGTCCTGACGGGCGTCTGGCCATACCTAGATAAG CTCCAGCCCGGCTCGAGTAAGGAAGCGCTAGGTCTAGCGGTGGGCGCCAGTCCTCTAGGGCAGCTGGCCGCCTCACCGCTACTCGGGCTGTGGGCAAACCGGGCCGGCAGCGCTCGCGCACCCATGCTGGCGACGCTAGCGTTGTTCGTGCTAGCATCCACGTTGTACGCGCAACTTCACCTCACTCGACCACACGCGCATCACTGGATGCTAGCAGCCCGGGCTCTCGTTGGGATCAGCTCCG CAAACGTCGCAGTGGCGCGCTCGTACTTGTCGGCCGCCACTCGCGAAAGTGAGCGGACACGTGCCGTGGCGGGGGCCTCGCTGGCGCAGGTGCTGGGTTTCGTGGTGGGGCCGGCGATGCAGGCCGCCGCCGCGCCTCTGGGTCCCGGAGGGCCGTACCCGCCTCCCGGCTCCTACGTCCAGCCACTGCGCCTCGACATGTATACTGCTGCCGGCTGGATCAACGCAATACTGGGCCTCATCAACTTTGTACTCTTTCTGCCTTTTTGCTTCAAAGAGAAGAAAATCGCAGCTCGAGAAGCAATGCTCGCCCAAGGAAAAGAATCGG AGAAAGAAGCTTTAAAGGCGATTAAACCTGACTACGTGAGTAGTTGGACATTGGTTGCTGCATTTTTCGTGCTCGTGTTCAACTTCGTACTGTTGGAGACCCTGGCCACGTCGCTGACCATGGACCAGTTTGCGTGGAGCAAAAAACAGGCGTTGGAGTACATGGGCGCGCTCATGAGCGCTGGGGCTCTAGTTGCCTGCGCGGTGTTTGCACTCATTGCCCCGCTCACGAAGATTTTTGAAGAGAG AGCGTTGTTGCTGTGGGGCGGATTTCTTCTAACGGGCATGGCTTCCGTATTCTGCATTCCGTGGGGCCCGGGTCCTCCTCCGCTGGCGCCGGAGTCGCTGGAAGCGGGAGGCGGGTGTCCGCAGAGTTCACAGCCTTGGTGTGCCACCTCTCGTGGAATCTCCCTCACGCAGTTTTTGCTGGGTTACACGTGCGTCTCCATCGGGTACCCCTTGGGCGTTACGCTCATTCAGACCATTTTCTCAAAG GTGCTCGGGCCGCGGCCGCAGGGCGTGTGGATGGGCGTGCTGACGGGCGCGGGCTGCGTGTCGCGCGCGCTCGGGCCCGTGTTCGTGTCAGCCGTGTACGCGCGGCGCGGGCCCGACGCCACGTTCGCGAGCACGGCCGCGCTCACGTTCGCGGCGCTGGCGGCGCTGCGCCTCGTGTACGCGCGCCTgcgcccgccgcccgcgcccgcgccgttTCGGGAGCTGCGCCCGCTCGctgcgcccgccgcgcccgcgcccgacgCCGCCGCGTGA
- the LOC125067012 gene encoding major facilitator superfamily domain-containing protein 8 isoform X2: protein MEWLKSLVGRKDRTQGANALDTGDALESAQERRERWRSVYVIYFTMFQMSLGFSIVLTGVWPYLDKLQPGSSKEALLGLWANRAGSARAPMLATLALFVLASTLYAQLHLTRPHAHHWMLAARALVGISSANVAVARSYLSAATRESERTRAVAGASLAQVLGFVVGPAMQAAAAPLGPGGPYPPPGSYVQPLRLDMYTAAGWINAILGLINFVLFLPFCFKEKKIAAREAMLAQGKESEKEALKAIKPDYVSSWTLVAAFFVLVFNFVLLETLATSLTMDQFAWSKKQALEYMGALMSAGALVACAVFALIAPLTKIFEERALLLWGGFLLTGMASVFCIPWGPGPPPLAPESLEAGGGCPQSSQPWCATSRGISLTQFLLGYTCVSIGYPLGVTLIQTIFSKVLGPRPQGVWMGVLTGAGCVSRALGPVFVSAVYARRGPDATFASTAALTFAALAALRLVYARLRPPPAPAPFRELRPLAAPAAPAPDAAA from the exons ATGGAGTGGTTGAAGAGTCTGGTGGGGCGCAAGGATCGTACGCAGGGTGCGAATGCGCTGGACACTGGGGATGCGCTGGAGTCAGCGCAAGAACGGCGCGAACGGTGGCGCAGCGTCTACGTCATATACTTCACCATGTTTCAGATGTCCCTCGGGTTCAGCATCGTCCTGACGGGCGTCTGGCCATACCTAGATAAG CTCCAGCCCGGCTCGAGTAAGGAAG CGCTACTCGGGCTGTGGGCAAACCGGGCCGGCAGCGCTCGCGCACCCATGCTGGCGACGCTAGCGTTGTTCGTGCTAGCATCCACGTTGTACGCGCAACTTCACCTCACTCGACCACACGCGCATCACTGGATGCTAGCAGCCCGGGCTCTCGTTGGGATCAGCTCCG CAAACGTCGCAGTGGCGCGCTCGTACTTGTCGGCCGCCACTCGCGAAAGTGAGCGGACACGTGCCGTGGCGGGGGCCTCGCTGGCGCAGGTGCTGGGTTTCGTGGTGGGGCCGGCGATGCAGGCCGCCGCCGCGCCTCTGGGTCCCGGAGGGCCGTACCCGCCTCCCGGCTCCTACGTCCAGCCACTGCGCCTCGACATGTATACTGCTGCCGGCTGGATCAACGCAATACTGGGCCTCATCAACTTTGTACTCTTTCTGCCTTTTTGCTTCAAAGAGAAGAAAATCGCAGCTCGAGAAGCAATGCTCGCCCAAGGAAAAGAATCGG AGAAAGAAGCTTTAAAGGCGATTAAACCTGACTACGTGAGTAGTTGGACATTGGTTGCTGCATTTTTCGTGCTCGTGTTCAACTTCGTACTGTTGGAGACCCTGGCCACGTCGCTGACCATGGACCAGTTTGCGTGGAGCAAAAAACAGGCGTTGGAGTACATGGGCGCGCTCATGAGCGCTGGGGCTCTAGTTGCCTGCGCGGTGTTTGCACTCATTGCCCCGCTCACGAAGATTTTTGAAGAGAG AGCGTTGTTGCTGTGGGGCGGATTTCTTCTAACGGGCATGGCTTCCGTATTCTGCATTCCGTGGGGCCCGGGTCCTCCTCCGCTGGCGCCGGAGTCGCTGGAAGCGGGAGGCGGGTGTCCGCAGAGTTCACAGCCTTGGTGTGCCACCTCTCGTGGAATCTCCCTCACGCAGTTTTTGCTGGGTTACACGTGCGTCTCCATCGGGTACCCCTTGGGCGTTACGCTCATTCAGACCATTTTCTCAAAG GTGCTCGGGCCGCGGCCGCAGGGCGTGTGGATGGGCGTGCTGACGGGCGCGGGCTGCGTGTCGCGCGCGCTCGGGCCCGTGTTCGTGTCAGCCGTGTACGCGCGGCGCGGGCCCGACGCCACGTTCGCGAGCACGGCCGCGCTCACGTTCGCGGCGCTGGCGGCGCTGCGCCTCGTGTACGCGCGCCTgcgcccgccgcccgcgcccgcgccgttTCGGGAGCTGCGCCCGCTCGctgcgcccgccgcgcccgcgcccgacgCCGCCGCGTGA